The nucleotide sequence CCCGGGCCGGCGATGTCCTCAGCCCGCGGCAAGCTCCACCTTCTCCAGGGCGAGAAGCCGGTCGCGCAGCTCCGCCGCCCGCTCGAAATCGAGCTTCTTCGCCGCCCGCTCCATGTCCTTCCGGAGCCTGTTCCGGAGCTTCAGCATCTCCTCCCTGGACCGGAACTCCCACTCCTCCGCGGCAGGGACCGCCACGTAGTCCGCCTCGCACGCCTGGCCGATCGGATCGGATACGCTTTTCCGGATCGTCTCGGGGGTGATCCCGCGCTCCCGGTTGTACGCGACCTGCCTCTCCCGGCGGCGGCGCGTCTCGGCGATCGCCTCCCGCATCGACCCGGTCTCGGTGTCCGCGTAGAGGATCGCCTTCCCGGAGACGTTCCGCGCGGCGCGGCCGAACGTCTGGACGAGGGAGCGGGCGGAGCGGAGGAACCCCTCCTTGTCGGCGTCGAGGATCGCGACCAGCGACACCTCCGGGAGATCGAGCCCCTCCCGCAGCAGGTTGATCCCGACGAGAACGTCGAACTTGCCCAGTCGCAGCTCCCGCAGGATGTTCGTCCGCTCGACGGTGTCGATGTCGGAGTGCAGGTACCGCACGCGCACCCCCTGCGCCTCGTAATGCTCGGTCAGGTCCTCCGCCATCCGCTTCGTCAGGGTGGTGACGAGGACCCGCTCCCCCGCCGCCGCGCGCTCCCGGATCTCCCCCAGGAGGTCGTCCACCTGCGTCTTCGCCGGGCGCACCTCCACTCCGGGGTCGACGAGCCCCGTCGGGCGGATGATCTGCTCCACCACGGCGCCGCCGCTCTCCCGGAGCTCGTACTCCGAGGGGGTCGCGGAGACGAACACGACCTGCCCGACCCGCTCGTTCCACTCCTCGAACCGCAAGGGGCGGTTGTCGAGGGCGGACGGGAGCCGGAACCCGAAAGCGACCAGCGTCCGCTTCCGGGACCGGTCGCCGTTGTACATCCCGTTCAGCTGCGGAACCGTGACGTGGGATTCGTCGAGGAACGTCACGAACCCTTTCGGGAAGTAGTCGATGAGCGTGTGCGGCGGCTGTCCGGGAGACCGCCCGTCGAGGTGGCGGGAGTAGTTCTCGATGCCGGAGCAGAACCCCATCTGGCGGATCATCTCGAGGTCGTACGTCGTCCGCTGCCTGAGCCGTTCCGCCTCCAGGAGCTTTCCCCCTCCGCCGAACTCGGCGAGGCGCACCTCGAGCTCCTCCTCGATTCCGCGGACGGCGCGCTCGAGCTGATCCTCCGGGGTCACGTAGTGGCTCGCCGGGAAGACGACCGTCTCCCCCACATCGGAGAGCCGGGTCCCGCGCAGGGGGTCCACGTACCGGATCCGCTCGATCCGGTCGAAGTCGTACTCGATCCGGAGGACCCGCTCCTCCTCGTACGCCGGGAACAGCTCGATCGCGTCCCCGCGGACCCGGAACGTCCCCCGGTGGAAGTCCACATCGTTGCGCTCGTACTGCAGGTCGATCAGGCGCCGAAGCAGTGCATTCCGCGGGAACTCCGCCCCCGCCTCCAGGCGGATCGTCATCTTCGCGTAGAACTCGGGGGAGCCCAGCCCATAGATGCACGAGACGGACGCCACCACGATCACGTCGCGGCGCGTCATGACCGACCGCGTGGCGGCGTGCCGCATCTTGTCGATCTGCTCGTTGATCGCCGAATCCTTCTCGATGAAGGTGTCGGTCTGCGGGACGTACGCCTCGGGCTGGTAGTAGTCGTAGTAGGAGACGAAATATTCCACGGCGTTTTCGGGGAAGAGCGTCCTGAATTCCGAGTAGAGCTGCGCGGCCAGCGTCTTGTTCGGCGCGATCACCAGCGCCGGGCGGTCCACGGCGGCGATGACGGACGCCATCGTGTACGTCTTCCCCGACCCGGTGACGCCGAGGAGCACCTGCCGGGGGATCCCGCGGGTCAACCCGTCGGACAGTTCCCGGATCGCTCCCGGTTGGTCCCCCGCGGGGGAAAACGGAGCGGAAAGCCTGAACGCGGGACTCAAATCACTCCTTGTACTTCCACGTTGTCCCGCCCTTGCCGTCCTCGAGGAGGACGCCGGCGGCGTCGAGCTCCACCCGGATCCGGTCCGCCGCCGCGAAGTCCTTCGCCGCGCGGGCGGCCCGGCGCGCCTCGATCCGGGCGAGGATCTCCCCTTCCGGC is from Deltaproteobacteria bacterium and encodes:
- the uvrB gene encoding excinuclease ABC subunit UvrB, with protein sequence MSPAFRLSAPFSPAGDQPGAIRELSDGLTRGIPRQVLLGVTGSGKTYTMASVIAAVDRPALVIAPNKTLAAQLYSEFRTLFPENAVEYFVSYYDYYQPEAYVPQTDTFIEKDSAINEQIDKMRHAATRSVMTRRDVIVVASVSCIYGLGSPEFYAKMTIRLEAGAEFPRNALLRRLIDLQYERNDVDFHRGTFRVRGDAIELFPAYEEERVLRIEYDFDRIERIRYVDPLRGTRLSDVGETVVFPASHYVTPEDQLERAVRGIEEELEVRLAEFGGGGKLLEAERLRQRTTYDLEMIRQMGFCSGIENYSRHLDGRSPGQPPHTLIDYFPKGFVTFLDESHVTVPQLNGMYNGDRSRKRTLVAFGFRLPSALDNRPLRFEEWNERVGQVVFVSATPSEYELRESGGAVVEQIIRPTGLVDPGVEVRPAKTQVDDLLGEIRERAAAGERVLVTTLTKRMAEDLTEHYEAQGVRVRYLHSDIDTVERTNILRELRLGKFDVLVGINLLREGLDLPEVSLVAILDADKEGFLRSARSLVQTFGRAARNVSGKAILYADTETGSMREAIAETRRRRERQVAYNRERGITPETIRKSVSDPIGQACEADYVAVPAAEEWEFRSREEMLKLRNRLRKDMERAAKKLDFERAAELRDRLLALEKVELAAG